A genomic window from Glycine max cultivar Williams 82 chromosome 17, Glycine_max_v4.0, whole genome shotgun sequence includes:
- the LOC100820288 gene encoding uncharacterized protein, producing the protein MVSSLRFTAGLAAAMLLWPTITEHIHLTRNVHQNLSYECPTAKTGLLGGGAFLSLDSSLLWLIALMLADNAREDFFGEEEEDGDKGEFGAASSDSGLKGSA; encoded by the coding sequence ATGGTGTCTTCACTTAGGTTCACCGCTGGATTAGCTGCAGCTATGCTGTTATGGCCAACAATCACAGAACACATTCACCTGACACGCAATGTGCACCAGAATCTCAGCTATGAATGCCCTACAGCCAAAACTGGTCTCCTCGGAGGTGGCGCCTTTCTATCCCTTGATTCATCTCTCCTTTGGTTGATTGCCCTTATGTTAGCTGACAATGCTCGTGAGGATTTctttggagaagaagaagaagatggtgACAAGGGTGAATTTGGCGCAGCCTCCTCTGATTCAGGACTGAAGGGTAGTGCCTGA